In Pengzhenrongella sicca, a single genomic region encodes these proteins:
- the aceA gene encoding isocitrate lyase: MSTGTSPIRPGDEQQTAAELTEQWASDPRWAGIRRDYTAADVVALRGSVREEHTLARRGAENLWQLLHTQEWVAALGALTGNQAVQQVRAGLKAIYLSGWQVAADANLSGQTYPDQSLYPANSVPAVVRRINNALLRADQIEASEAPAGSAPVRDWLAPIVADAEAGFGGPLNAYELMGSMIAAGAAGVHWEDQLAAEKKCGHLGGKVLVPTSQHVRTLNAARLAADVAGVPTLVIARTDALGADLITSDVDERDGEFLTGERTAEGYFRVRPGLESVLARASVYAEYADLLWVETSVPDLEEARVFAERIHEQFPGKLLAYNCSPSFNWRSHLDDATIAEFQKRLASYGYAFQFITLAGFHSLNHSMFSLAQGYASRGMSAYVELQEAEFASEADGYTATRHQREVGTGYFDKVATALNPASATLALAGSTEAAQFAGRH; this comes from the coding sequence GTGAGCACCGGAACCAGCCCCATCCGCCCCGGCGACGAGCAGCAGACCGCGGCCGAGCTGACCGAGCAGTGGGCCAGCGACCCGCGCTGGGCGGGCATCCGCCGCGACTACACGGCGGCCGACGTCGTCGCACTGCGCGGCTCGGTGCGCGAGGAGCACACCCTCGCGCGGCGCGGCGCCGAGAACCTCTGGCAGCTGCTGCACACGCAGGAGTGGGTCGCCGCGCTCGGCGCGCTCACGGGCAACCAGGCCGTGCAGCAGGTCCGGGCCGGCCTCAAGGCGATCTACCTGTCCGGCTGGCAGGTCGCCGCCGACGCCAACCTGTCCGGCCAGACCTACCCGGACCAGAGCCTGTACCCGGCCAACTCGGTGCCCGCCGTCGTGCGCCGGATCAACAACGCCCTGCTGCGCGCCGACCAGATCGAGGCGAGCGAGGCGCCCGCCGGGTCCGCGCCCGTGCGGGACTGGCTCGCGCCGATCGTGGCCGACGCCGAGGCCGGCTTCGGCGGGCCGCTGAACGCCTACGAGCTCATGGGCTCGATGATCGCGGCGGGTGCGGCGGGCGTGCACTGGGAGGACCAGCTCGCGGCGGAGAAGAAGTGCGGGCACCTGGGCGGCAAGGTGCTCGTGCCGACGTCGCAGCACGTGCGCACGCTCAACGCCGCCCGGCTCGCGGCCGACGTCGCCGGCGTGCCGACGCTCGTCATCGCGCGCACCGACGCCCTGGGCGCCGACCTGATCACGTCGGACGTCGACGAGCGCGACGGCGAGTTCCTCACCGGCGAGCGCACGGCCGAGGGGTACTTCCGGGTGCGGCCCGGGCTCGAGTCCGTCCTCGCGCGGGCCTCGGTGTACGCCGAGTACGCCGACCTGCTCTGGGTCGAGACGTCGGTGCCGGACCTCGAGGAGGCGCGCGTGTTCGCCGAGCGCATCCACGAGCAGTTCCCGGGCAAGCTGCTCGCGTACAACTGCTCGCCGTCGTTCAACTGGCGCTCGCACCTCGACGACGCGACCATCGCCGAGTTCCAGAAGCGCCTGGCGTCCTACGGGTACGCGTTCCAGTTCATCACCCTGGCCGGTTTCCACTCGCTCAACCACTCGATGTTCTCGCTCGCCCAGGGCTACGCGAGCCGCGGCATGAGCGCGTACGTCGAGCTCCAGGAGGCCGAGTTCGCCTCCGAGGCCGACGGCTACACCGCCACGCGCCACCAGCGCGAGGTCGGCACCGGCTACTTCGACAAGGTCGCGACGGCGCTCAACCCGGCCAGCGCGACCCTCGCCCTCGCCGGCTCGACGGAAGCCGCGCAGTTCGCTGGGAGGCACTGA
- the aceB gene encoding malate synthase A — translation MYTTTPGIEITGPRVAGTDEILTPEALAFVTELHTWFLGRRHDLLLARQVRRERFANGLDPDFLAETAAIRADPSWRVAGAGPGLADRRTEITGPTDRKMAVNALNSGAQVWLADLEDATSPTWENIVGGQLNLADAIRRRIDFTADGKEYRLGTQTPTIVMRPRGWHLAEKHLRFTDRSGQRSPASASLVDFGLYAFHNAQRLIDTGTGPYFYLPKLEGHLEARLWNDVFAFTQSYLGIAQGTIRATVLIETITAAFEMDEILYELREHCAGLNAGRWDYIFSIIKNFRTRGEGFVLPDRARLTMAVPFMRSYTELLVATCHRRGAHAIGGMSAFIPNRRDPEVTERAFEQVRADKEREAAAGFDGSWVAHPDLIPVCRAVFDGVLGERPNQVDRRRDDVRVTAAELLDFASAGSVVTDAGLRGNVQIALRYIDSWLRGVGAAAIDNLMEDAATAEISRSQVWQWIHQGTVTAEGTRITVERVEAVLADVLAGLPRAPGDRFADAEAVFREVALAERYPTFLTVSAYTRFLVHQRSERATQAA, via the coding sequence ATGTACACCACGACCCCCGGGATCGAGATCACCGGTCCCCGCGTCGCCGGCACGGACGAGATCCTCACGCCCGAGGCGCTCGCGTTCGTCACGGAGCTGCACACCTGGTTCCTCGGCCGCCGTCACGACCTGCTGCTCGCGCGGCAGGTGCGACGCGAGCGGTTCGCCAATGGGCTCGACCCCGACTTCCTCGCCGAGACGGCCGCGATCCGGGCCGACCCGAGCTGGCGCGTCGCGGGCGCGGGTCCGGGCCTGGCCGACCGCCGGACCGAGATCACCGGCCCGACCGACCGGAAGATGGCCGTGAACGCGCTGAACTCCGGCGCGCAGGTCTGGCTCGCCGACCTCGAGGATGCGACGTCGCCGACGTGGGAGAACATCGTCGGGGGGCAGCTCAACCTCGCGGACGCGATCCGCCGCCGGATCGACTTCACGGCGGACGGCAAGGAGTACCGGCTCGGGACGCAGACCCCGACGATCGTGATGCGCCCGCGGGGCTGGCACCTCGCCGAGAAGCACCTGCGGTTCACCGACCGCTCGGGCCAGCGCAGCCCGGCGTCGGCGAGCCTGGTCGACTTCGGGCTGTATGCCTTCCACAACGCGCAGCGGCTCATCGACACCGGGACCGGGCCGTACTTCTACCTGCCCAAGCTCGAGGGCCACCTCGAGGCGCGGCTGTGGAACGACGTGTTCGCGTTCACGCAGTCCTACCTCGGGATCGCGCAGGGCACGATCCGCGCGACGGTCCTGATCGAGACCATCACCGCGGCCTTCGAGATGGACGAGATCCTGTACGAGCTGCGCGAGCACTGCGCCGGCCTGAACGCGGGGCGGTGGGACTACATCTTCTCGATCATCAAGAACTTCCGGACGCGCGGCGAGGGCTTCGTGCTGCCGGACCGCGCGCGGCTGACGATGGCCGTTCCGTTCATGCGGTCGTACACCGAGCTGCTCGTGGCGACCTGCCACCGGCGCGGGGCCCACGCCATCGGCGGCATGTCGGCGTTCATCCCGAACCGGCGCGATCCGGAGGTCACCGAGCGCGCGTTCGAGCAGGTCCGGGCCGACAAGGAACGCGAGGCCGCGGCCGGCTTCGACGGCTCGTGGGTCGCGCACCCGGACCTGATCCCGGTCTGCCGCGCGGTGTTCGACGGCGTGCTGGGGGAGCGGCCGAACCAGGTCGACCGCCGGCGCGACGACGTGCGCGTCACCGCCGCGGAGCTGCTCGACTTCGCGTCGGCCGGCTCCGTGGTGACCGACGCCGGGCTGCGGGGCAACGTCCAGATCGCGCTGCGCTACATCGACTCCTGGCTGCGGGGGGTCGGCGCCGCGGCGATCGACAACCTCATGGAGGACGCCGCGACGGCCGAGATCTCGCGCTCGCAGGTCTGGCAGTGGATTCACCAGGGCACGGTCACCGCCGAGGGCACCCGCATCACGGTCGAGCGGGTCGAGGCGGTGCTCGCCGACGTGCTCGCGGGCCTGCCGCGGGCCCCGGGCGACCGGTTCGCCGACGCCGAGGCGGTGTTCCGGGAGGTCGCGCTCGCCGAGCGGTACCCGACGTTCCTCACCGTCTCGGCGTACACGAGGTTCCTGGTGCACCAGCGGTCCGAGCGCGCGACCCAGGCCGCGTAG
- the map gene encoding type I methionyl aminopeptidase has translation MVELKSREEIELIREAGRFIASVLTSLRGKAAVGVSLLDLDAHAHAMIDAAGARSVYLGYHPSFGAMPYPGVLCTSVNDAALHGLPSAHVLADGDLLSIDFAAELGGWVADSAVSFQVGTPDPESQRLIEVTERALAAGIAAARPGAKMGDISAAIGRVGRDAGLGINADFGGHGVGRTMHEDPHVPNLGRAGRGMVLRPGLVIAIEPWFMAGGDGYVIDSDGWTIRSADHSRAAHAEHTIAVTADGPVILTRP, from the coding sequence ATGGTCGAGTTGAAGAGTCGCGAAGAGATTGAGCTCATCCGGGAGGCCGGCAGGTTCATCGCCTCCGTGCTCACGTCGCTGCGGGGCAAGGCCGCCGTCGGTGTCAGCCTTCTGGACCTCGACGCCCACGCGCACGCGATGATCGACGCCGCCGGCGCGCGGTCGGTGTACCTCGGGTACCACCCGTCGTTCGGCGCGATGCCGTACCCCGGGGTCCTGTGCACATCGGTGAACGACGCCGCGCTGCACGGCCTGCCCTCGGCCCACGTGCTCGCCGACGGCGACCTCCTGAGCATCGACTTCGCGGCCGAGCTCGGCGGCTGGGTCGCGGACTCGGCGGTCTCGTTCCAGGTCGGCACCCCCGACCCCGAGTCGCAGCGGCTGATCGAGGTCACCGAGCGGGCGCTCGCGGCCGGGATCGCGGCGGCGCGACCGGGGGCGAAGATGGGCGACATCTCCGCCGCGATCGGCCGGGTCGGCCGCGACGCCGGCCTCGGGATCAACGCGGACTTCGGCGGGCACGGCGTCGGCCGAACGATGCACGAGGACCCGCACGTGCCCAACCTGGGCCGCGCGGGCCGCGGGATGGTGCTGCGGCCGGGGCTCGTCATCGCGATCGAGCCGTGGTTCATGGCCGGCGGCGACGGGTACGTGATCGACTCCGACGGCTGGACGATCCGGTCCGCCGACCATTCCCGGGCCGCGCACGCGGAGCACACCATCGCGGTCACCGCCGACGGGCCGGTCATCCTCACGCGCCCCTGA